The following nucleotide sequence is from Salvia splendens isolate huo1 chromosome 2, SspV2, whole genome shotgun sequence.
AAGACTTGGTTTGATTTGTATCAAGAGTTTTTTAGAAAACTAGTTGTTCAAGTTGTTTTACTTCTCGCAGAAACACACATGCAACTCTACACTTTCCATCACCACATGGAACAGAGCTGTTACGAAGAGGAGAGAGCAGTTCAAAGAATCCAAACTGCTCAGATGTAAAACTTATATTAAGTTTTGTGTTATAACAGCCACAAAAACCAACCTTACGATTTTCTTGCACTGTATACACATACACATGACTTCAAAACATGTTTTAATGTAGataaaattgcatatttgtTCAATATATGCATGCTACCCATGAGCAAGCTTCACCAAGCAGTTAGTAAAACTGATTTTCATTAACCACTGAATTGCCCTTAAAGACTTGAGATTATTGTGATCAGTTTGGTTAAGGCCTGAGCAAGAGTGAAGTGGTAAATTTGACAAATAAACAAACAAGCAAACAAACTCGGAGTAAATAGATAAACTAACATAATCTTGATGAACTAGTTTAGTAAATGAGAATTCATGCATCCATGACTTTTAATCTTATAGGAAGCCATACCTCatgatcaagcaacaaatttTCCGGTTTGATGTCTCTGTGAATGACATGCTTTTGATGACAGTACAACAGAGCCTCTGTGAGACTAGCTATATACTGATTCAACAGAATTACAACACTATTAGTCCAAAAGGCAAACGCGAAAAGGCAGtgaaacaaagcttcaaaacaCATCAGAATATGAACATTCAAACAAGGAGCCAAGCAATGAGTTATCTGGAAGCGTGAATTCAGATGTGCAAAATAACAGCAGAAGAGAGAGCAATAGTTCTACCGTGGCAGCCTGTTTCTCGGTGAGGTGTCCCAATTTCCGAAGCCTTCTGTAGAGCTCGCCGCCGTGAGCGTACTCCAAAATCATGAAAATTCTCTCATTGTCGTGAAACCATCCGTGAAGCCTGAGCACATTGGGGTGGCGAAGGGCGATTTGGATCTCCATTTCCCTCCGCAACTGGTGCTGCAAGCCATGCTTCTCAATTTGCTCCTTGAATATAATTTTTAACGCCACGATATACTTGCTCTACCCAAAAAACAAACAGACACAAGATCTCAACTTCTCATGGTCCAAGGTGAGATTGGGACGGGAAAAATTACCTTGATTTCGCGAGCTAGATACACTCTGCCGAATCTACCTTTGCCGAGGGGTTTGCCGACGTCGAAATCGGAGAGAGACCATTGCCTTTTGGAGGTCGTTTGGGGTTGTTTTGGGGGTTTGCGACGCTGATCGGCCATCGGAAGATTGAATTTGGGGGTTTTGAATTGGGAACGGGAATGGGAGGGAAGCAGTGATATTTGAATTCGAAGATATTTTGCGACGACATCAACTTCTctcattaatttaaattttgaactAAGACCTTTACATTATTATGGGATAAAAATGTTGAAATACAGATGAGTAATTATAAAAAGTAATCACTCataagatttttaaaatatcttcTTCACTATTTTACCCTTGCAAATTGAAAATTATACTCATTGATTGAAATTACTCTTCATGAAAGTGAATTTCTAGATTATTCTTCACAACTTGGAATTACTCAAGTTGTGACCGAAAGTTTTTAAATAACAAACCACTTATGGTTATGAATTAGAGTttgtttattattattcatAATTAACAAACCACTCTAGTATTTTTGAATTACAATAGGAAACTGTTGATTAGTTGGTGAAAAattgtttaacaaaaatatttctgacgatgaatatttttgtgtggtaaaattcatcatcaaaagtattttttattgtcaataaaatttttagagaatcattataattcaaaattatttttgagtATGACATTTAAACCATTTTTACCAACTAATCAACAGTTTTCGAAGTGGAAAATAGATAAGCAGTGGAACTGATACATGCATAGATATTATGAAAGCCGATTAAGGCAACACACAAAGCAGTTAATTGTAGGTACATGTATAAACTAAATTATCATCtacttttttacattttatcaGTTACTGGATCTTCTAGggcaatacataatatacaaccTTAAATAATTGTTTTTTAATAGAGGAAAATCTTGATGCATGTAGACTTGAGTTTATGTAGAACTAGTTGGAACCGAACTCTCGATTCCACCTTTCGAGTTCAGCCCACTTGCTTCTCTGTAAGCTAGGCTTGATAACAGTCATTGCCTTCTGAAAATCTCCATATCTCAATTTCCTAACCTGGACACAACAACCCAGAGTTTTACGGATGACAACTTAAATGCTTCCAAACGCAAGATGCGAGAGAGGGATTCTAAATGATGTAGCAGATTAGGCTAGCGACATCAATATTGATTCTTGCTGGGCATTTTTGGTAACGAAAATAGGTGGAAGATTAGCAGATGAAATTGTAGAAGATAACCTGATTTGCCTGGACTGTAAGGATGTCTGCACCTAGCTCTCTGATTGGCATCATTGCAGCTTCCTCACACAAAGCTTGTAGGTCGCTTCCGGAATACCCTACAAAGACAACATTACAATGCATCACATCGTGGTTCCAAAGAATACTCATGATTCTAACGTAGTTTTGTTCAATTTTAGTTTTAGTTAACAAATGACAGTGTGCTCACTATTCAGGAGAAAATAAAGATATAATAGCAAGTTTTTCCTTACCATCAGTTTCAGCCACAagtctctctacatctctatcTGTTTACGAGAATGATAGACCATATAAAATATCAGTATATGTATCCAACATTGATGAGATAAATTCAGACATTTACCTGGCAAAGAAAATGCTCGACCCTTGAGCTTATGCTTCAGAAGAACTCTCCTAGCATTTGCATCCGGCAAAGGTATGTAGATTCTCTTTACCTGTGCataaaaatcaaatacaaaaagggcAAAAGAGATCGATGTTACAGTTAGCTCGCTTGGTGGTTGGTTCTTGAATGTATTTCGCATGGTTTATCCGAATGTAATTAACTTCCAAGTTTTGTAATAGACCGAAAAGCATATGCAATAAATGTGCCAAGAAATCCATTTGATCCCATCTGAAGTAAAACTGTTCTCTATTAGTCTTATACTAGGCCAACCCAGTTTGTTTTAATAGAATGCAAAGAATTGGCTTTTAAAACATACACATATAAATGCCAGTTTCGATGGAAAAGAATAGAGGTGGTATTAGTTTCCAATGTTTTCAATAGGACATATAAAAGGAAGTaattttcaaaaagaaaattcaagaattcaattaataaatatgCCATAAAGTGTAGTTCTTGCTGACCAGTCTTCTAAGAACTGCGTCATCCAATTCTTGGGGTTTATTGGTTGCACCTGCAGTAGCATATTAAATTTGTGAGAAATGGGGTTTATTGGTTGCACCTGCAGTAGCATattaaatttgtaaaaataaaagaaaatagcaaaataaattATAGAACAAACAGTATGTTCCCATTGAAACATGGAGGTGATCAGAGTTGAAAGTTAGGAACAAGATATATACACAAAAGAAAAGAGAACCGCCATTACACCAACAATAAGAATCTCAGAAATATCTGTAACACAATTGCAACCTGCAAGACTGATCAACAGGATAAAGCATTTGAATGGTAAAGTACTAAAGCTTACCAATGACAGTAACTAAATCACCAGAATTTGACGCAACCCCATCAAACTGAACTAGAAACTCAGACTTCAACCTTCTACTTGCTTCATTCTCATTTTCCGTTCTTGTTGACATTATACTATCTATCTGCATCCGAAAATTGCAATAAGGTACACAGGAACCAGCTCAACCACTACTAGCTCACCTTGTGGAAAGTGAACCATAGGTAtgaaacaagagggtgctacACAAAGATAAACCACTTATCACATAATCTAACAATGAATAGTAGGACACTGAAACTCTATTCTTAGAGGGTGCAATAGTTTTCTTAATCAATAGAGCTACTTATGTCCGCTATCATGATGGACGGGAAGTTTTTGTTTGAACCCAACAATAAAAATCAGGAGTCAGGACTGTACAGTACCTCATCAATGAAGATAACTGATGGCTGCCTGGAAATGGCAACCTGGAAAAGAGTACGAACGAGCTTTTCACCCTCTCCCACCTACCATGCAAACATAATATAAGAGGACTTCAGATATCACATGTAAACAGAACAAGGGCTTAGACCCACCTAATGTAACATAATATGTAAGGAAGGAGATAGAGAAATAAGACACACCCACTTTGATGTTAGTGAAGAAGCAgaaacattaaaaaatgtaGCTTCGGATTCTGAAGCAACTGCTTTAGCAAGCAGGGTTTTTCCAGTACCAGGTGGTCCAAAGAGCAGTAAACCTGCAAAAATATTCAGTCCCTAAACCTTGTTTAGAAATCTGGTCCAGGCAGCTATTTTTGATGTAATTCATAccctaatactccctccgtccgccattaaatgtcaATAGTTTCCTTTTTGGTCCGTCCGTCAATACTTGTCACACTTACCTTTTACTACTTCCGGTAAtgaaccccacattccactaacttattcccactcacattttattataaaactaatatataaaggtaggacccacattccactaactttttcaacccactttctattacatttcttaaaacccgcgcCGAGTCTAAGTGTGACATCTAATgacggatggagggagtattacctTTGGCTGGTTTTCGAAGACCAGTAAAAAGGTCTCTTCTTTTTGTTGGTagaataaccatttctgtcAATGCTTGTTTTGCCATCTCAAGACCAGCTACAGGGCAAAAGTTAAATTGAGACACTTAAATAGGGCTTAAGAAAAAGATAGACATCTCTAATGAAAATATCACACGAACTAACCAATGTCATCCCATTTAACTGAAGGGCTACGATCAACAATCACAGAGTTTATCATCTCTACCAGTTTAGCATCATGACCACCTACAGATCCTTGAGCAGGTTTTTGCAAAGTTGGGGCATTATTTCCTTGACTCCTCAGAGAAGGACCAGCTCTGTTATTGACAGAAACTTTTTGTGCTGCCACTTTTCTTGGTCGTGAAACCGAAGATGAAACTACCCCGGTTTGTAACTTTGGTGACATACTCTAACAAAGTGGATAGAAGTGAAAAATGGGTCAAACTGGTGGTTGAACTCCACATAATTACGCATAAACATTGTTAAGTAAAAGGTGAAGAAATATCACTTCCTCCCTCCCAATTCAAACTACAGAAGTACATATCATCATGGCAGGCCTCCAATTTCAAGCAAGCACCAATGTACTGTACAAAATACTTCTGTAAAACCACCATAACAGGTGACACTATCAGGAGCTCATCTATAATTATCTTAAGGGAAGCACATCTATAAATAAAGGATACAAAGTCCGGAGACTAACTTACAAGTAAGTAAGAGCTTTCTGTACCTTGATTTCTGATGATCCACCTGAGATAGGTGAGAAGGCACAGAGGAGCAcatcaaattttcttttttttggccATCAAGAATGCTTGTCTCAATATTTAAGAAGTACGGTCCTAAGGTTGGAAGATAGTAATAACCTGTTCTTCGAGTTAAAGTTTGTAGTCTCTCTGCTACTTGGCCCTGCCATTTTGATATCTTCTGCCGATGAGATTGCACCTTCTCCATTTCACTGCGGGAAATTTGACAAGAATGAAAACAAAAGATGCACCAAGAACCAACTTTAATAAGAACTTTTAGATCATGTATAGTTCAATATCTCGCTATTAAGATTTAACTTTCCAAACTGTGATGCAATATGCATATGTACTCAAGGAAAAGAACTAAACAATCAAACAGCATATGATAAAAGGGTTCATACAATGAGGATACTAAGCAGGCATATGATCAACCGGAAAGTGATAAAGGAACGCATTGACATCTCCAAAATCAATTTTccataaaattgataaaatccTTAATCAAGCTGCGCATACTCTTTAATCAATATGCATAACCATAGAAAAAACACACATTACAAACGAACTCATAATTGAACATTAAATTTATAGTACTCCATGTTGCTAACATGAGTACCTAGAGGTGATGTACGAAGGCACTGGAGTGGAAACCGCTTCAGCCAGTATACTCTGCGCATTCTGGTAACAAAAAACGGCGTCGTCTGGTAAACCCCCATTCCTCGGCGCGAACAGCCTTATCAATCTCCACTTTGGCCAAATCAAAGTAACCTTTCAGCTTATACGCAGTCCGCTCATTCCCCGTCGAAACACCGCCATCCCCGTCCATCGCTCCGGTGCTAGGGTTTTTCCCAGTCTGTGCCGAATCGGAGAAGATCGAACTAAAATTGTCGATGATATCTTTCAGAAAGCTCATCGGGCGATTGTAACATTGGGCGATTCGGGAgagaatttgaaaaaaaaactttctGCAATCGGTGACTTGAGAATCACTGCTCCGGTCTCCGGAGTTGCAAACTCAACGCAGCTCCGACGGTTGAATACTTACAATTCTACAATCCAATTAACAGAATCCGTTTGATTTCTTATTCTCGCCGATAtagttattttatatttatagtatttttttataattaaatttataggtAATGATGATTATAATATCTTATTTCAATATATACTAATTCTCGATTGAAATTTTAACTCATAAATTTCCATATAgcaaaaatattcaaatagcTATTTATTTGTCGAGGTGACTTTAAACATTTCCAAGAGAGAGATGAGTAAATAAGTATCCAAacttataaatgaaaaaataatttagggtttagagcatccgcagcggtggcggttggcgccaccgccgtccgtgccagcggcaaggcgaaggaccgccaccgctgcaaccgcgccgctggcacggcgctgctcgatgtatcgagcacgtccgtgccagcggacgcacacgtggcggtctccgattcgccaacggcatagccgttggtttcaaacatttttttatttttttttaaaaaatcggatttttattaaaaaaatcgataaa
It contains:
- the LOC121784784 gene encoding serine/threonine-protein kinase Aurora-3-like — encoded protein: MREVDVVAKYLRIQISLLPSHSRSQFKTPKFNLPMADQRRKPPKQPQTTSKRQWSLSDFDVGKPLGKGRFGRVYLAREIKSKYIVALKIIFKEQIEKHGLQHQLRREMEIQIALRHPNVLRLHGWFHDNERIFMILEYAHGGELYRRLRKLGHLTEKQAATYIASLTEALLYCHQKHVIHRDIKPENLLLDHEGRLKIADFGWSVQSRSKRHTMCGTLDYLAPEMVERKAHDYAVDNWTLGILCYEFIYGVPPFEAESQMDTFERIKKIDLAFPSIPDVSAEAKDLISRLLVKDSSKRLSLEKIMGHPWIVKNANSTGLDGVKLSGDAEFQCLPPKKFLNGSS
- the LOC121784772 gene encoding LOW QUALITY PROTEIN: spastin-like (The sequence of the model RefSeq protein was modified relative to this genomic sequence to represent the inferred CDS: deleted 1 base in 1 codon), with the protein product MSFLKDIIDNFSSIFSDSAQTGKNPSTGAMDGDGGVSTGNERTAYKLKGYFDLAKVEIDKAVRAEEWGLPDDAVFCYQNAQSILAEAVSTPVPSYITSSEMEKVQSHRQKISKWQGQVAERLQTLTRRTGGSSEIKSMSPKLQTGVVSSSVSRPRKVAAQKVSVNNRAGPSLRSQGNNAPTLQKPAQGSVGGHDAKLVEMINSVIVDRSPSVKWDDIAGLEMAKQALTEMVILPTKRRDLFTGLRKPAKGLLLFGPPGTGKTLLAKAVASESEATFFNVSASSLTSKWVGEGEKLVRTLFQVAISRQPSVIFIDEIDSIMSTRTENENEASRRLKSEFLVQFDGVASNSGDLVTVIGATNKPQELDDAVLRRLVKRIYIPLPDANARRVLLKHKLKGRAFSLPDRDVERLVAETDGYSGSDLQALCEEAAMMPIRELGADILTVQANQVRKLRYGDFQKAMTVIKPSLQRSKWAELERWNREFGSN